The following proteins are co-located in the Polymorphospora rubra genome:
- a CDS encoding flotillin family protein has protein sequence MTPLLIAIGGGVLLIFILVLFVLSRIKVAGPNEAFIVTGRKGRTTQSADGSRSTDNSGQKVVMGASVFVLPVVQKLQSLDLSSRRIHVEIQGAVSKQGIRAKLQGVAIVKVGGNEGAIRAAAQRFLHQQNEIEEFTREVLAGALRSIVGRLTIEEIIRDRAAFASAVAEEAEHSMTNQGLVLDTFQLQDIFAEGSYLQDLGRPEAARVLKDAAIAEARARQAAEQERLLAEEAIAEANRNLSLKQAAIQAEIDAAKAKSAASGPLAQAERDQAILSEQQKVAERNAELKERQLDTEVRKPADAERYRVEQEAEASRNAAVLAADAQRQATIAAAQAQAEQARLTGEGERARRAALAEANAIEGAKEGEAEQRRRTSIAEAIEREGQAEAAAILAKGQAEADAMARKAEAFAAYGEAAVLDLLVKMLPQVVEAASAPMGSIDKMTVISTDGASSLTKSVANNVAQGLQLGTDLTGIDLAGLLAKLGANGTGTVVGDGRALDSAPKN, from the coding sequence ATGACCCCATTGCTCATCGCGATCGGCGGCGGCGTGCTGCTGATCTTCATTCTGGTGCTGTTCGTGCTGTCCCGGATCAAGGTGGCCGGGCCCAACGAGGCCTTCATCGTGACCGGCCGCAAGGGCCGTACGACGCAGAGCGCCGACGGCTCCCGCTCGACCGACAACTCCGGCCAGAAGGTCGTCATGGGCGCCTCGGTGTTCGTGCTGCCGGTCGTGCAGAAGCTGCAATCCCTCGACCTGTCCAGCCGCCGGATCCACGTGGAGATCCAGGGCGCGGTCAGCAAGCAGGGCATCCGGGCCAAGCTCCAGGGCGTCGCGATCGTCAAGGTCGGCGGCAACGAGGGAGCGATCCGGGCCGCCGCCCAGCGCTTCCTGCACCAGCAGAACGAGATCGAGGAGTTCACCCGCGAGGTGCTCGCCGGTGCGCTGCGCTCGATCGTCGGCCGGCTCACCATCGAGGAGATCATCCGGGACCGGGCGGCGTTCGCCAGCGCGGTGGCCGAGGAGGCCGAGCACTCGATGACCAACCAGGGTCTGGTGCTCGACACGTTCCAACTCCAGGACATCTTCGCCGAGGGGAGCTACCTCCAGGACCTGGGCCGGCCGGAAGCGGCCCGGGTGCTCAAGGACGCGGCCATCGCCGAGGCCCGGGCGCGGCAGGCGGCCGAGCAGGAGCGGCTGCTGGCCGAGGAGGCTATCGCCGAGGCCAACCGGAACCTGTCGCTCAAGCAGGCCGCGATCCAGGCCGAGATCGACGCCGCCAAGGCGAAGTCGGCGGCGTCCGGCCCACTCGCCCAGGCCGAACGCGACCAGGCGATCCTCTCCGAGCAGCAGAAGGTCGCCGAGCGCAACGCCGAACTGAAGGAACGCCAGCTCGACACCGAGGTCCGCAAGCCCGCCGACGCGGAGCGGTACAGGGTGGAGCAGGAGGCCGAGGCGTCCCGCAACGCCGCCGTGCTCGCCGCCGACGCGCAGCGGCAGGCAACCATCGCCGCCGCGCAGGCGCAGGCCGAGCAGGCCCGGCTCACCGGTGAGGGCGAGCGGGCCCGGCGGGCCGCACTCGCCGAGGCCAACGCCATCGAGGGTGCCAAGGAGGGTGAGGCGGAGCAGCGCCGCCGTACCTCGATCGCCGAGGCCATCGAGCGCGAGGGTCAGGCGGAGGCTGCCGCGATCCTGGCGAAGGGGCAGGCCGAGGCCGACGCGATGGCCCGCAAGGCCGAGGCGTTCGCCGCGTACGGCGAGGCAGCGGTCCTCGATCTGCTGGTCAAGATGCTGCCGCAGGTGGTCGAGGCGGCGAGCGCCCCGATGGGCTCGATCGACAAGATGACCGTCATCTCCACCGACGGTGCCTCGTCGCTGACCAAGTCGGTCGCCAACAACGTCGCCCAGGGCCTCCAGCTCGGCACCGACCTGACCGGCATCGACCTCGCCGGCCTGCTGGCAAAGCTCGGCGCGAACGGCACCGGCACGGTGGTCGGTGACGGGCGCGCGCTGGACAGCGCCCCGAAGAACTGA
- a CDS encoding methylated-DNA--[protein]-cysteine S-methyltransferase: protein MRWAVLDSPIGELSVGVDDVGICGVHFGPVDGASDASRVDTGPLAHALGELRDYFAGELTGFTGTLSVRRGSEFERAVWAELSLIPYGEMRTYGEIARAVGDPGAARAVGTACNRNPIPVIVPCHRVVGAGGKLVGFGGGLPRKRYLLELEAGVALRRAWA, encoded by the coding sequence ATGCGCTGGGCCGTACTCGACTCGCCGATCGGTGAACTCTCCGTCGGCGTCGACGACGTCGGGATCTGTGGGGTGCACTTCGGTCCGGTCGACGGCGCGTCCGACGCGTCGCGGGTCGACACCGGCCCGTTGGCACACGCCCTCGGCGAGCTGCGCGACTACTTCGCTGGCGAGCTGACCGGCTTCACCGGGACCCTGTCGGTGCGCCGGGGCAGCGAGTTCGAACGGGCCGTCTGGGCGGAGCTGTCGCTGATTCCGTACGGCGAGATGCGGACGTACGGCGAGATCGCCCGGGCGGTCGGTGATCCGGGTGCGGCCCGGGCGGTCGGGACGGCCTGCAACCGCAACCCGATTCCGGTCATCGTGCCCTGCCACCGGGTCGTCGGCGCGGGCGGCAAGCTCGTCGGCTTCGGCGGCGGGCTGCCACGCAAGCGTTACCTGCTGGAGTTGGAGGCGGGCGTCGCCCTACGCCGGGCCTGGGCCTGA
- a CDS encoding inositol-3-phosphate synthase, which produces MGSVRVAIVGVGNCASSLVQGVEYYRDADPNDRVPGLMHVTFGDYHVSDVQFVAAFDVDAKKVGMDLAEAIVASENNTIKLCDVPPTGVLVQRGPTLDGLGQYYREIVQESDQAEVDVAQALRDAQVDVVVSYLPVGSEQADKFYAQAAIDAGCAFVNALPVFIASDPEWAQKFVDAGLPIVGDDIKSQVGATIVHRALAKLFEDRGVELLRTYQLNFGGNMDFMNMLERNRLVSKKISKTQSVTSQVPHEMAKSDVHIGPSDHVPWLDDRKWAYIRLEGRSFGDTPLNAELKLEVWDSPNSAGVIIDAVRAAKIALDRKIGGPIMSASSYFMKSPPVQYADHEAHQAVEDFIAGKIAN; this is translated from the coding sequence ATGGGCTCCGTCCGCGTCGCCATCGTCGGTGTCGGGAACTGTGCTTCGTCCCTGGTCCAGGGTGTGGAGTACTACCGTGACGCCGACCCGAACGACCGCGTCCCGGGTCTCATGCACGTCACCTTCGGCGACTACCACGTATCCGACGTGCAGTTTGTCGCGGCGTTCGACGTTGACGCCAAGAAGGTGGGCATGGACCTCGCGGAGGCGATCGTCGCCAGCGAGAACAACACCATCAAGCTGTGCGACGTACCGCCGACCGGCGTGCTCGTGCAGCGTGGCCCGACCCTCGACGGACTGGGCCAGTACTACCGCGAGATCGTGCAGGAGTCCGACCAGGCCGAGGTCGACGTGGCCCAGGCGCTGCGCGACGCGCAGGTCGACGTCGTGGTGTCCTACCTGCCGGTCGGTTCGGAGCAGGCCGACAAGTTCTACGCGCAGGCGGCGATCGACGCGGGCTGCGCGTTCGTCAACGCCCTGCCGGTCTTCATCGCCTCCGACCCGGAGTGGGCGCAGAAGTTCGTCGACGCCGGCCTGCCGATCGTCGGTGACGACATCAAGAGCCAGGTCGGCGCGACCATCGTGCACCGCGCGCTGGCCAAGCTGTTCGAGGACCGCGGGGTCGAGTTGCTGCGCACGTACCAGCTCAACTTCGGCGGCAACATGGACTTCATGAACATGCTGGAGCGCAACCGCCTGGTCTCGAAGAAGATCTCGAAGACCCAGTCGGTGACGTCCCAGGTGCCGCACGAGATGGCCAAGAGCGACGTGCACATCGGCCCGTCGGACCACGTGCCGTGGCTCGACGACCGCAAGTGGGCGTACATCCGCCTGGAGGGGCGCTCGTTCGGTGACACCCCGCTCAACGCGGAGCTGAAGCTCGAGGTCTGGGACTCGCCCAACTCGGCCGGCGTCATCATCGACGCGGTCCGGGCCGCGAAGATCGCGCTGGACCGCAAGATCGGCGGTCCGATCATGTCCGCGTCGAGCTACTTCATGAAGTCGCCGCCGGTGCAGTACGCCGACCACGAGGCTCACCAGGCCGTCGAGGACTTCATCGCCGGCAAGATCGCCAACTGA
- a CDS encoding PadR family transcriptional regulator, producing the protein MLELAILGLLQESPMHGYELRKELTAKLGAIRAAISYGSLYPTLRRLQAAGWISETGDTPTAAEEVPPLTSRRGRVVYRITAEGKERFAELIAQTGPETYEDTGFGVHFAFFARTDQATRLRILEGRRRKVEERREGLRDVLSRAAERLDAYTLELQRHGLDACEREVRWLEELIANERSGRAPRTGGAQEETSPPPPGQSRKEPERP; encoded by the coding sequence GTGCTCGAACTCGCCATCCTCGGCCTTCTGCAGGAATCTCCCATGCACGGCTACGAGCTACGGAAGGAGCTCACCGCCAAGCTGGGAGCGATCCGGGCGGCGATCAGCTACGGCTCGCTCTATCCGACCCTGCGCCGGCTACAGGCGGCCGGCTGGATCAGCGAGACGGGTGACACGCCGACCGCCGCCGAGGAGGTACCTCCCCTGACCTCGCGGCGTGGCCGCGTCGTCTACCGGATCACCGCCGAGGGCAAGGAACGATTCGCCGAACTGATCGCACAGACCGGCCCCGAGACGTACGAGGACACCGGCTTCGGAGTGCACTTCGCATTCTTCGCCCGCACCGACCAGGCCACCCGGCTACGGATCCTCGAGGGTCGCCGGCGCAAGGTCGAGGAGCGCCGCGAAGGTCTGCGGGACGTACTCAGCCGCGCCGCCGAGCGACTCGACGCCTACACCCTCGAACTGCAACGCCACGGACTCGATGCCTGTGAGCGTGAGGTTCGCTGGCTGGAGGAGCTCATCGCCAACGAGCGCTCCGGCCGCGCCCCCCGAACAGGTGGGGCACAAGAAGAGACAAGCCCGCCTCCGCCTGGGCAGTCCAGGAAAGAGCCGGAGCGGCCGTGA
- a CDS encoding DUF5318 domain-containing protein, whose protein sequence is MRTQRQAVDYSLQRRALLREVFSGRVGTYEVCDASPYLKNAARFHGEPTEERCPVCRKENLTLVHYIYGDELKQSAGQARNRAELSMLAMTLREFQVYVVEVCRACNWNHLVEQFLLGRDGLLECEQGTAEPLAASGGGVTPDRRHGAGR, encoded by the coding sequence ATGCGCACCCAGCGGCAGGCGGTCGACTACTCGCTCCAGAGGCGAGCGCTGCTGCGCGAGGTGTTTTCCGGCCGGGTAGGCACCTACGAGGTATGCGACGCTTCGCCGTACCTGAAGAATGCCGCACGGTTCCACGGTGAGCCCACCGAAGAACGCTGCCCCGTGTGCCGCAAGGAAAACCTCACGCTGGTGCACTACATCTATGGCGATGAGCTCAAGCAGTCGGCCGGCCAGGCCCGGAACCGGGCGGAACTGTCGATGCTGGCGATGACGCTGCGTGAGTTCCAGGTTTACGTGGTGGAAGTCTGCCGGGCCTGCAACTGGAACCACCTCGTCGAGCAGTTCCTGCTCGGCCGGGACGGTCTTCTCGAGTGTGAGCAGGGTACGGCGGAACCGCTGGCGGCCTCGGGCGGCGGTGTCACACCGGACCGAAGGCATGGAGCCGGCCGGTGA
- a CDS encoding transglycosylase domain-containing protein: protein MLAGAGVVGLTWFSTTVKSPTDFGEPETTTIMYADGSQLAKLGEQNRTIVPHEKINPVVGQAVMAAEDQNFLDHTGIDMKGIARAAWNNFTGGTTQGASTITQQYARHVAELTDISYSRKLREALLASKLEQELSKQEILGYYLNAIYFGRGSYGIEAAAQTYFGKSVLIPPGEEGAITASEAAVLASVIKQPEPDQVTGHKGFDPQLNKPATVDRWGYTLNNMQGKGWISAEERAAAVFPDESLREYDPKKACGSNCGVNTPSGNVINYVRDELEAMGITDWRKGRYRIKTTIDSRVQKAAQEAARRSSKTSPMSKLPENYMAALVAVDPNNGRVLAYYGGESGTDYDYAGANDGGTTGGHAPGSTFKIYTLAAALKANISMDTHWDSTKIKDGDFEISNAGRTHQCAKWCSLEEMTIQSYNAPFYWIAKELGPDKIVEAARDAGVRAMWNNDAKVINLLDSKPEDVAPSQFDKQIGYGQYGITVLDHANGVATLANRGTYNKAHFIQTVEERNSAGEWVKVGGEQLKPKEVFQPEQMDSLNAVLQKIPGNIGKALKGGRSAMGKTGTWELRQNTRDNGDAWMVGATPQIASAVWVGTKGKREAVKEANGNPMGGAGTPAAIWDKFMEDAHAELKYKNEQFKEKKNTGDPNHPAANGQSPAPVVPTTPECTDPLRINCPDNPGGGPNPGGGPNPGGGPNPGGGPGNPGGEPGNPGGPGGGGGGDDNPFDGLIRPTPTPTRWR from the coding sequence ATGCTGGCCGGGGCGGGCGTCGTCGGTCTGACCTGGTTCTCCACCACCGTGAAGTCGCCGACCGACTTCGGCGAGCCGGAAACCACCACGATCATGTACGCCGACGGCAGCCAGTTGGCGAAGCTCGGCGAGCAGAACCGCACCATCGTCCCGCACGAAAAGATCAACCCGGTCGTGGGGCAGGCCGTGATGGCGGCCGAGGACCAGAACTTCCTCGACCACACCGGCATCGACATGAAGGGCATAGCCCGCGCCGCGTGGAACAACTTCACCGGCGGCACGACGCAGGGTGCGTCGACGATCACCCAGCAGTACGCCCGGCACGTGGCCGAACTGACCGACATCAGCTACAGCCGCAAGCTCCGTGAGGCGCTGCTCGCCTCCAAGCTGGAACAGGAACTCAGCAAGCAGGAGATCCTCGGCTACTACCTCAACGCGATCTACTTCGGCCGGGGCAGCTACGGCATCGAGGCCGCCGCTCAGACCTACTTCGGCAAGTCGGTCCTGATTCCACCGGGTGAGGAGGGCGCGATCACCGCCTCGGAGGCGGCCGTCCTCGCGTCGGTGATCAAGCAGCCGGAGCCGGACCAGGTCACCGGCCACAAGGGCTTCGACCCGCAGCTCAACAAGCCGGCCACGGTGGACCGCTGGGGCTACACGCTCAACAACATGCAGGGGAAGGGCTGGATCAGCGCCGAGGAGCGGGCCGCCGCGGTGTTCCCCGACGAGTCCCTCAGGGAGTACGACCCGAAGAAGGCCTGCGGATCCAACTGCGGCGTCAACACCCCGTCCGGCAACGTCATCAACTACGTCCGCGACGAGCTCGAGGCGATGGGCATCACGGACTGGCGCAAGGGCCGCTACCGGATCAAGACCACCATCGACTCGAGGGTGCAGAAGGCGGCCCAGGAGGCGGCCCGCCGGTCGTCCAAGACCTCGCCGATGTCGAAGTTGCCCGAGAACTACATGGCCGCCCTGGTCGCGGTCGACCCGAACAACGGACGGGTACTCGCCTACTACGGCGGTGAGAGCGGCACCGACTACGACTACGCCGGCGCCAACGACGGCGGCACGACCGGCGGCCACGCCCCCGGCTCGACCTTCAAGATCTATACGTTGGCGGCGGCGCTCAAGGCCAACATCTCGATGGACACGCACTGGGACTCGACGAAGATCAAGGACGGCGACTTCGAGATCTCCAACGCGGGTCGTACCCACCAGTGCGCCAAGTGGTGTTCGCTGGAGGAGATGACGATCCAGTCGTACAACGCGCCCTTCTACTGGATCGCCAAGGAACTCGGGCCGGACAAGATCGTGGAAGCGGCCCGCGACGCCGGCGTCCGCGCCATGTGGAACAACGACGCCAAGGTCATCAACCTGCTGGACAGCAAGCCCGAGGACGTCGCGCCGTCGCAGTTCGACAAGCAGATCGGCTACGGCCAGTACGGCATCACCGTGCTCGACCACGCCAACGGGGTGGCGACCCTGGCCAACCGGGGCACCTACAACAAGGCCCACTTCATCCAGACCGTCGAGGAGCGCAACTCGGCCGGCGAATGGGTCAAGGTCGGCGGCGAGCAGTTGAAGCCCAAGGAGGTCTTCCAGCCCGAGCAGATGGACTCGCTCAACGCCGTGCTGCAGAAGATCCCCGGCAACATCGGGAAGGCGCTCAAGGGCGGCCGGTCGGCGATGGGCAAGACCGGCACCTGGGAACTCCGGCAGAACACCAGGGACAACGGCGACGCCTGGATGGTCGGTGCCACGCCGCAGATCGCCTCCGCGGTCTGGGTCGGCACCAAGGGCAAGCGTGAGGCGGTCAAGGAGGCGAACGGCAACCCGATGGGTGGCGCCGGTACGCCTGCGGCGATCTGGGACAAGTTCATGGAAGACGCGCACGCCGAGCTGAAGTACAAGAACGAACAGTTCAAGGAGAAGAAGAACACCGGCGACCCGAACCACCCGGCGGCCAATGGTCAGTCGCCGGCGCCCGTTGTGCCGACGACCCCCGAATGCACCGATCCGCTGCGCATCAACTGCCCGGACAACCCGGGCGGTGGACCCAATCCGGGCGGTGGACCCAACCCGGGTGGCGGACCCAACCCGGGCGGCGGACCCGGTAACCCAGGTGGCGAACCCGGTAACCCAGGCGGACCGGGCGGTGGTGGCGGCGGTGACGACAATCCGTTCGACGGGCTGATCAGGCCGACACCGACACCGACCAGGTGGCGGTAA
- a CDS encoding glycosyltransferase family 87 protein, producing MSLQSESHIDEPENGTEKIDHPSRSDGFVTGLSQAIGGPLGNHAVRQDAPGGRWSNGFWTASRIVLALVCLTLALHWVQKSPCQDGAWQNDVQYTRFCYTDVLALYYAEGLNEGKVPYRDHPVEYPVVTGYFMGILGLPVHELGSDRPEINQAMWFYNLNALVLCVLAVATVAVILSLRRRRPWDAALFALSPALLVTATVNWDFLVIGFAAFGLYAWAKQRPLAAGILLGIAAAAKMWPLFILGPLLVLALRTGRFRQVLVTAGSTLVTIVLLNLPVALSYRESWNRFFELNTERPIDWGTLWYIGRYLDGKWNSGAPGDQGPFQWLSDNIPTLNNVSYALFFVACVGIGALGLLAPRRPRLAALLFLVVAAFLITSKVWSQQFNLWLLPLIVLARPKWGAFLAWQLAEVGYFVAFYGELLGAGGKQVFPEGVFVLAASLRLITVVVLCVLVVREILRPEDDRVRQTYEDDPDGGVFDGAPDAEWLRRRRGDPPPLPVPASVGAAS from the coding sequence ATGAGCCTGCAGTCGGAGTCGCACATCGACGAACCCGAGAACGGGACGGAGAAGATCGACCATCCGTCCAGGTCGGACGGCTTCGTCACGGGACTGTCCCAGGCGATCGGTGGTCCGCTCGGCAACCATGCCGTCCGCCAGGACGCGCCCGGTGGCCGGTGGTCCAACGGGTTCTGGACCGCGAGCCGGATCGTGCTCGCCCTGGTCTGCCTCACGCTGGCGCTGCACTGGGTGCAGAAGTCGCCCTGCCAGGACGGCGCGTGGCAGAACGACGTCCAGTACACCCGGTTCTGCTACACCGACGTGCTTGCGCTCTACTACGCCGAGGGGCTCAACGAGGGCAAGGTGCCCTATCGGGACCACCCGGTCGAATACCCGGTGGTCACCGGCTACTTCATGGGGATTCTCGGGCTGCCGGTACACGAACTCGGCAGCGACCGACCCGAGATCAACCAGGCGATGTGGTTCTACAACCTCAACGCCCTGGTGCTCTGCGTCCTCGCCGTCGCCACCGTCGCGGTGATCCTGTCGCTGCGTCGCCGCCGGCCGTGGGACGCGGCATTGTTCGCGCTCTCCCCGGCGCTGCTGGTCACCGCGACCGTCAACTGGGACTTCCTCGTCATCGGGTTCGCGGCCTTCGGCCTGTACGCCTGGGCGAAGCAGCGCCCGCTGGCCGCCGGCATTCTGCTCGGCATCGCCGCGGCGGCGAAGATGTGGCCGCTGTTCATCCTCGGTCCGCTGCTCGTGCTCGCGTTGCGTACCGGCCGGTTCAGACAGGTGCTCGTCACCGCCGGGTCGACGCTGGTCACGATCGTTTTGCTCAATCTGCCGGTGGCGCTCTCCTACCGGGAGAGCTGGAACCGGTTCTTCGAGCTGAACACCGAGCGGCCGATCGACTGGGGCACGCTGTGGTACATCGGGCGCTACCTCGACGGGAAGTGGAACAGCGGGGCACCGGGTGACCAGGGACCGTTCCAGTGGCTGAGCGACAACATCCCGACGCTCAACAACGTGTCGTACGCCCTGTTCTTCGTGGCCTGTGTCGGGATCGGGGCGCTCGGTCTGCTCGCGCCCCGGCGACCTCGGCTGGCCGCGCTGCTTTTCCTGGTCGTGGCGGCGTTCCTGATCACCAGCAAGGTGTGGTCGCAACAGTTCAACCTGTGGCTGCTCCCGCTGATCGTGCTCGCCCGGCCGAAGTGGGGCGCGTTCCTGGCCTGGCAACTCGCGGAGGTGGGCTACTTCGTCGCCTTCTACGGTGAGCTGCTCGGCGCCGGCGGCAAGCAGGTCTTCCCGGAGGGCGTGTTCGTCCTCGCCGCGTCACTGCGGCTGATCACCGTCGTCGTCCTCTGTGTCCTGGTGGTCCGCGAGATCCTGCGTCCCGAGGACGACCGGGTCCGGCAGACCTACGAGGACGACCCGGACGGCGGGGTGTTCGACGGCGCACCCGACGCCGAATGGTTGCGCCGAAGACGAGGCGACCCGCCCCCGCTGCCCGTGCCGGCGTCGGTGGGCGCCGCCTCGTAA
- a CDS encoding deoxyribonuclease IV, with translation MRIGAHVDAGDPLAEAAARKAEVVQFFLADPKGWKAPEEHPDADGLRAAEVEVYVHAPYVINVATTNNRIRIPSRKLLLSHATAAARVGAKGLIVHGGHVGKGDDVAVGFDNWRKTFAFAAESGGFATPILIENTAGGDNACARRFDALARLWDAIGSYEVGFCLDTCHAHAGGEALLDVVDRVKAITGRIDLVHANNSRDAFDSGADRHDNLGQGMIDPELLVAVVRAAGAPVVVETPGGVDGQGKDIAFLRDRVTA, from the coding sequence ATGCGTATCGGAGCCCATGTCGACGCCGGCGACCCGCTCGCCGAAGCGGCCGCCCGTAAGGCCGAGGTGGTGCAGTTCTTCCTCGCCGACCCGAAGGGCTGGAAGGCGCCGGAGGAACACCCCGACGCCGACGGGTTGCGCGCCGCCGAGGTCGAGGTCTACGTCCACGCGCCGTACGTGATCAACGTCGCCACGACCAACAACCGGATCCGTATCCCCAGCCGCAAGCTGCTGCTCAGCCACGCCACGGCGGCCGCCCGCGTCGGGGCGAAGGGGCTGATCGTCCACGGTGGCCACGTCGGCAAGGGCGACGACGTCGCGGTTGGTTTCGACAACTGGCGCAAGACGTTCGCGTTCGCCGCCGAGTCCGGCGGCTTCGCCACCCCGATCCTGATCGAGAACACCGCCGGGGGCGACAACGCGTGTGCCCGCCGGTTCGACGCGCTCGCCCGGCTGTGGGACGCGATCGGGTCGTACGAGGTCGGCTTCTGCCTCGACACCTGCCACGCGCACGCCGGCGGCGAGGCCCTGCTCGACGTCGTCGACCGGGTCAAGGCGATCACCGGCCGGATCGACCTGGTGCACGCCAACAACTCCCGGGACGCGTTCGACTCCGGTGCGGATCGACACGACAACCTCGGGCAGGGGATGATCGATCCCGAATTGCTGGTCGCGGTGGTCCGCGCCGCCGGCGCACCGGTCGTCGTCGAGACCCCGGGCGGGGTCGACGGACAGGGCAAGGACATCGCATTCCTGCGTGACCGCGTCACCGCCTAG
- the rpsF gene encoding 30S ribosomal protein S6 translates to MRHYEIMVILDSSLEERTVAPSLDTYLNVIRTAGGSVEKLDVWGRRRLSFEINKKAEGIYAVIDLQATPAAVAELDRQLRLNESVLRTKVIRPETR, encoded by the coding sequence TTGCGTCATTACGAAATCATGGTGATCCTCGACTCGAGTCTCGAGGAGCGCACCGTCGCCCCGTCGCTCGACACGTATCTCAACGTGATCCGGACCGCGGGTGGCTCGGTGGAGAAGCTCGACGTCTGGGGCCGCCGGCGCCTCTCGTTCGAGATCAACAAGAAGGCCGAGGGCATCTACGCCGTCATCGACCTGCAGGCGACGCCTGCGGCGGTGGCCGAGCTGGACCGTCAGCTGCGACTCAACGAGTCCGTGCTGCGCACCAAGGTCATTCGGCCGGAGACGCGCTGA
- the rpsR gene encoding 30S ribosomal protein S18, which yields MAKAAALRKPKKKVNPLDKDGITYIDYKDTALLRKFISDRGKIRARRVTGVTSQQQRQIARAVKNAREMALLPYTTTAR from the coding sequence ATGGCGAAGGCTGCGGCACTGCGCAAGCCGAAGAAGAAGGTGAACCCGCTCGACAAGGACGGGATCACCTACATCGATTACAAGGACACCGCGCTGCTGCGCAAGTTCATCTCCGACCGTGGCAAGATCCGCGCTCGGCGGGTCACCGGGGTCACCTCCCAGCAGCAGCGGCAGATCGCCCGTGCGGTCAAGAACGCCCGTGAGATGGCGCTCCTGCCGTACACCACCACGGCGCGCTGA
- the rplI gene encoding 50S ribosomal protein L9 produces the protein MKIILTQEVSGLGTPGDIVEVKGGYGRNYLLPQGFAIPWSKGAEKQVTVIRRARSAREIRDLGHANEVKGQLEGLKVSLTARAGDGGRLFGSVTAAEIVNAVKAAGGPTLDRRRLELPGSIKSVGAYPVSVKLHPEVTAKFSLNVVRAK, from the coding sequence ATGAAGATCATCCTGACTCAGGAGGTGTCCGGTCTCGGCACCCCCGGCGACATCGTCGAGGTCAAGGGCGGCTACGGCCGTAACTACCTGCTCCCGCAGGGCTTCGCGATCCCGTGGAGCAAGGGTGCGGAGAAGCAGGTCACCGTGATCCGGCGGGCCCGCTCGGCCCGCGAGATCCGCGACCTCGGCCACGCCAACGAGGTCAAGGGCCAGCTCGAGGGCCTCAAGGTCAGCCTCACCGCCCGCGCGGGCGACGGCGGCCGCCTCTTCGGCTCGGTCACCGCCGCCGAGATCGTCAACGCGGTCAAGGCCGCCGGCGGCCCGACCCTCGACCGCCGCCGGCTGGAACTGCCCGGCAGCATCAAGTCGGTCGGCGCCTACCCGGTCAGCGTCAAGCTGCACCCCGAGGTCACCGCCAAGTTCAGCCTGAACGTGGTGCGGGCCAAGTAA